One Scleropages formosus chromosome 8, fSclFor1.1, whole genome shotgun sequence DNA window includes the following coding sequences:
- the LOC108938850 gene encoding scavenger receptor cysteine-rich type 1 protein M130-like yields MDFPSMYLGQITFSGHRGIRLRGGTQSCSGRLEVQHGKIWGTVCDADFDWQDAEVVCRSLDCGEPAEVVGTSRFGRGEGQVWAEEFQCRGNESHLVFCPKAAHNQSCAHDKDVGLVCFGYTGLRLMNGPDRCSGRVQLRYSGKWGTVCNESWDMRASDVLCHQLKCGHAVGQAWFGEGSGPI; encoded by the exons ATGGATTTCCCTTCCATGTATTTAGGGCAAATCACTTTCTCAG GTCATCGAGGGATTCGGCTAAGAGGAGGAACTCAGTCTTGCTCTGGGAGACTGGAAGTTCAACATGGAAAGATCTGGGgaacagtgtgtgatgctgactttGACTGGCAGGATGCTGAGGTGGTCTGTAGGTCCCTGGACTGTGGGGAACCTGCAGAGGTGGTGGGGACATCCAGATTTGGTCGAGGAGAGGGACAAGTGTGGGCCGAGGAGTTTCAGTGTCGAGGAAACGAGTCTCATCTTGTGTtttgtccaaaagcagcacacaaTCAGAGTTGTGCCCATGACAAAGATGTTGGACTGGTGTGTTTTG GGTACACAGGCCTTAGGCTAATGAATGGTCCTGACCGGTGCTCTGGTAGAGTACAGCTGAGATACAGTGGAAAATGGGGGACTGTGTGTAATGAATCATGGGATATGAGGGCCTCTGATGTCCTCTGCCATCAACTGAAGTGCGGTCATGCTGTGGGACAGGCCTGGTTTGGGGAAGGAAGTGGTCCCATC